CCCTCGGTCTGGTCATCGCGATGGTTCGGCGCGTACCGCTCTTCGGCTCCATCGTGCACTTCTTCATGGAGTTCATCCGCACGACTCCGCTGGTGATCCAGCTGGTGTTCGTCTTCGCGCTGGCCCCGGCCAACGTCTCGGCGTTCACCATCGGTGTCGTCGTCCTCGGTATCCACTACGCGGCCTACACCGCGGAGGTGTACCGCTCGGGTATCGAGGGTGTGGCCAAGGGCCAGTGGGAGGCGGCCCGGGCGCTGAGCCTGCCGGGCACGCGGACCTGGGGCGCCATCGTGCTGCCCCAGGCCATCCGCAAGGTCATCCCCGCGCTGGGCAACTACCTGATCGCGATGTTCAAGGACACCCCCTTGCTCTTCGCCATCGGAGTGGTGGAACTGCTGGCCGTGGCACAGCAGGTCGGAAGCAGGGACTTCCGCTACGTGGAGACGTTCACCATCGTCGGTCTCCTCTTCCTCGTGGTGAGCGTCCCCTCCGCGATTCTGATTCGACGACTGGAGAAGCGATATGTC
This DNA window, taken from Nocardiopsis exhalans, encodes the following:
- the ehuD gene encoding ectoine/hydroxyectoine ABC transporter permease subunit EhuD — translated: MPDLLSGLLVTIQATGIGYALALTLGLVIAMVRRVPLFGSIVHFFMEFIRTTPLVIQLVFVFALAPANVSAFTIGVVVLGIHYAAYTAEVYRSGIEGVAKGQWEAARALSLPGTRTWGAIVLPQAIRKVIPALGNYLIAMFKDTPLLFAIGVVELLAVAQQVGSRDFRYVETFTIVGLLFLVVSVPSAILIRRLEKRYVAV